The window CCTGTTGACTGAGACTGCTTTCACAGTAATCCTGTCTGTATGAGGACATGCTCGTGtttgggtgtgggtgtgtgcgctTTTCATCTGTACAGCGAcattgcgtgtgtgtttgtgacagtgtATGTTCTTTGATTCACTGAGCATAACTACAGCTGTCCCTAAACCAACATTAACACCAAACTGTTACCATCTATTGTTCacatctctcatctcttcctctttgctaAGCCCCTCTCTAGGCCCACATTTCTCCCTTCCTGAACCTCCTCTCCCACTAATTACTGCAGCTCCTTCATCCTGTTGAGGGCAGAGCCTGCCTGGAACCACTCGATCTGTGTTTCATTGAAGGTGTGGTTGAGAGAGATGGAGTCCTTGCTGCCGTCGCTGTGCTTGATCACTGCTGTCAGAGGCTGCGAGGAGGGACACGGGAGGCAAACAAGATCACGTTTCAATCATCATCTTTAACATAATGTCAGGAGATGCTAGGTTGTTCTTTTTACCAATGTTTCATATGTGCAGAAGAGTGCTCACCTTGCCCGGAGCAAAGGATTTCAGCCCAGTGATTGAAATTTTGTCATCAGGGCGAATTTTGTCATAGTCGTGGGGGTCAACAAAAGTCAGAGGCAGCAGGCCCTGCTTCTTCAGGTTAGTCtctgtgaagaggaaaaaatggacATACCAGACTCAATGACACAGTCTCATACTGTACATCCTTGAGGTAACCAGAGAGGTCCTTTCTGACTGACAGGAGTATATCTGTTTCACACAATATAAGGTCATGGAGACTaatatgtgtgtttggttgttATAGAGTAGCACCAGTTCCCATAATTATTTAGATGTTCCATTTACATTAAACCTACACTGCTGGAAATCTGAGCTTTGTACATAGATATGCAAACTGTGTCAACTACAAGCAACTACGGTAGGTTTCACAAGGCAAGATAGTCGAGTGTGAGAATGACAACATGGCACATGACAGATTGATATAcgtaagcttttttttctctattcCCCTGAAACTTGCCGTGGATTCTGGCAAAGCTCTTGACGATGATGGCACGTCCTCCAAGGTGTCGTGGCTCCAGGGCAGCATGCTCTCTGCTGGACCCCTCTCCATAGTTCTCATCTCCAACCACTACCCAGTTCACTCCATTGGCCTGGATTGTACATTTTACCAAAGACAAAGAACTAGATTAAACTAATAGGGAAAATTGGTTTCTTACCTCATAAACTGAGAAATTAGCGTGTGTATGAAGTCAAGATGAAgtataaatgtaaaacaaataaacaacacaggCTGCTCCCTGTCAAACTCACCTTGTAGTGGCGGGCCACATCAGGTACCCCTTCGTACTCTCCTGTCAGCTGGTTCTTGACCTTGTTGACGGCATCATTCTCACTGTTGACTGCACCAATCAGCATATTGTTGGAGATGTTGTCAAGGTGGCCACGGAATTTCAGCCAAGGCCCTGCAGCACTGATGTGGTCAGTGGTGCATTTTCCCTTCACCTACAgtagcagaggaaaagagaaaaaagagcaggagcaggagaaacagaggacaaggaaagaaaaaaacaacaacagctcttTAAAAGCgtaatatgtaacatttttgcattaaaatgtctaaatatGACTGAACCTATGTTGGATATTTTGTTGACCTCTACACTTACACTATACCAAATGTTTCAATGAAACGTGTAATTTTCTTCAAGCTAatggtgcatttcatttggttgcctGCCATATTCCCCTCGACCCTCTCTAGTTGCTGTAACTTCCTAAGACACACCAGATCTTAAATCATAGCGTGAGGACTTTGTTTACTATGGTTACAGTGGTATTATTTACAATGATTATtcattgtcttttgttgtttaaagATGAGGATAACGACTCCCACGACCCCATGCTACTGCACAAAACTATCAAactctgtcttttcttattattttgacaCTGAGAAGCAGAAGttacatatgtgtgtttgacattaCAGCAGTTACATAAATCAGTAGagtttcagtcacttttcaacTTCTACCCCAATCCTATTCTTTCCTACTGAAGACATAAGTGTAAACAATAACTGCAGCGCTCATGCTCACGGCAATgcatgtcacccagtgcaacaaTGTGGCCCActagtgtgtttttaatagttagTGGACGACCACTGACCGATaagttcttatttttttcattgttggttttgggattttcatgatttttttcagaataaatgaaCCGCATCCTTGATGTTACAAATAATATTGCTAAACCTGACAAGAAGTTCTCGATTACCTGCACATCCACCACAACTTGCCTTCCATTCCCTGCTTACCTTGATGAGGATTCTCATTTCCTCCAGGTCTTTTCCATGCCACTTGTCGAAAGGCTCCAGCAACTGCAGACGGTTGCTGGAGGGGCTCACGTTCAcctgaacataaaacaataaGAGTATGACATAACATCCccacagaatatttttaaaaggatTGTGGGATACAGAAGTTCCAGGTCAAACTGTATTTTACTGAACACTAAAAACTCTTTCTGTGTTAACACAACCAGCCTTGAACATGCTGTTAGTTTATACTTGTTTACACTTTCATCTACCTGATCACATTACTGGGTTATGATGGAAAATGTTCATTCAATGAAAGCCTGTTTCATTAgtgttgtgctgttttctcagttttcgAGATTAGATACTACATCTTTGAAGAAAACCTCTCCAATAAACATCACCTCGACTGAGCTGCCTTCTCCTGGGGGGTGCTGGTAGGTGTCCTGGCCGGGGTCGAAGTCTCTGGAGGGCAGCTCATCACCAGTAGGGGGTTCCAGCTTGAACTTCTCTCCATTAGGAGCAGTCAGGTAGTCAGTCTCTGGGTTAAAATTGAGGGTCCCAGCGATGGCCAGGGCAGTGACAATCTATATTGAATTACATAATAGGCATTAGACAGCAATGAcagttaaatgtgttaaaatttGTACATTTATATCACCAACATTAGGATTCAGTATACATGCAGCAATCCTTACCTCAGGAGAGGTGACGAAAGCATGAGTAGCTGGGTTAGCATCATTCCTGGCAGTAAAGTTTCTGTTGAAGGATGTGACAATAGtattcttctctcctttcttcacATCCTTCCTGAAGAAAGGCAGAATACAGAGCATGTTAGTCTGGTTTTGTTCAGTCCACGTCACACAGATGAGTTTTCTATTTGATCCTCAGACTTCACTTTGTACTTTTGTTCTCTGAGCCATCTGATTCAGTTTACAAGATTAAACTTCCAAAGTCCCGCTAGTGGCCCTTAGTGGTTGCACGGTTCATTACATCCAACAATATGAAAGTGTTGATTGATGATTTCCCTGTTCTAGCAGTGTGACAAAATAAGCCTTGACAAATGAGGTTCATACCTGTCCCACTGGCCGATGCAGGGCCCACAAGCATTGGCCAATACGATTCCCCCAACATCACTCAGGATCTTGGCCTGAAATAGGTACAACACTAAATTGAGGAAATCCTCTCTGTATCTTTTGAAAACATACAATTTTATAAATGTcttctacaaaaaaaaatgaaagggtCACTTGCTAAAAGCTGGTGAGATTCTGACTTACATATCCATCCCTCTCAATAGTGGCACGGATCTGTTCAGACCCAGGAGTGACTGTGAACTGGGCCTTGCACTTCAGACCTTTATCCAGAGCCTGCTTGGCCAGAGAGGCTGCTCTGCCCATGTCCTCGTAACTCGAGTTGGTGCAGCTGCCAATCAGACCTGCAAGAGACAAGGTCAGTGTTTGTAAGAAGAGAACCAAGAATGAGGAAACTAAAGTAAGGGCGTATATAGTTACAGCGTATGAAATAAGAGGAAAATtgaactgaagaagaagaggcatAAAATGTCAGTAATCATACATATTGACTGTCGCAATTATATTCTACTCGTTCTGTAACTGTGTTGTGCTCAGTACTCGGTCTGGAAGATCGTATGACAGGGTTGTAATGTGATCTTAACATATCTGGTCAATAGCACAGCCAGTAGGAATGAAGGAAGAAATATCAAATTTAACCAGACAAAgcattacaaatacaaaaaactgAAAGGTAATACAGCTGTGTCACTGACCAACTTTAACCTCCAGGGGCCAGCCGCTCTTCTTAGCTATAGCCCCGATATCAGACACAGGGTGGGCCAGGTCTGGGGTGAACGGCCCGTTGATGTGGGGCTTCAgctgtgagaggaggagagaaacaagGCACAGATTGAAGCGCAGTCATAATCTGAGTAATGTGGgacatgtttgtgtctgctaTAAATACTGTTTTCTAAATTGGGAAACTTATAAAAGAGGAACAATAATAAGCATTCATGCACCACCATAACCACACAGGCCAGAACAAGAGAAAGCAAAGGTATGGGACCAAATGAGAACTGgatgctgtatttttttaatggacAGTACAAGTAAAATATCTCAGAAAAGTTTTTACTCAACATTAGCAAATTTTGGTAGGCCAGTGATTCTCAATGACATCTGACCAGCTTCAGCACCTTGGTCGTTCATTAAGCTAATGAATGCTTTAATAAGTAGGTTGCTATGTTGGCTTGACATAACACACATATTTTATAAGCAGTGATCCCCAAAATAGAATCAAATCACCTATTCCATAATTTAATAACTCCTGACTTTCTGTGTCCATGCACAGATTGATCCAGAAAGATcttgtattaaaataaaatataaaaatttcaatttctttAAAGTCACTTATTTACCGCTGCACAtattatgtatttcttttgtcagtATAAAATTCTGAAGTGCTGGcatcttgttttccttttgcataTTATGCAGTATACTGTGACAATTATTACGAAGTGCATATTGTAAATAGCATATGGATTTGGAACATGTTGAAAATAATGTGTTGCGTTACATGACTAATGTCGGGAAACTAAAGTCTTTTGACTCACCTCACTCAGATTAATCTCAATGATCTGATCGTATTCACAGCCCTTATCTGGGACCAGGTCATCTTTGAACTGTTCAGCCTCAGATGCAATCTCTGAGAGTGAAGGAAAGCTGGAGGTAAGCTGGACGGTCACAATGAATAAACACTAAACAAACAGACACTAATGGTAAGAGACTGACCTCCACGCCCAGTCTTCTCCAGGTATGTTCTCATACGGTGGTTGTAGGGGAACACGGATGTAGTGGCTCCAATCTCAGCACCCATGTTACAGATAGTGGCCATtccttaaaaaagaaaaaaaaatctaagagTCATTGCATGCAGagagtaagataagataatcctttattagtcccataactgggaaattaattaaaatatactgCACTAAAGTAAGACAAGCAGTCACCGTTCTTCCATAGATTTTCACATCTTTCACCAGTATTTCAAGCCTTTCTCATCTTTACCAGTACAAGAGATGGAGTCAACTCCAGGCCCATGATACTCCACAATGGCTCCAGTGCCACCCTTCACAGTCAGGATGCCAGCCACCTTCAGGATGACATCCTTCGGAGAGGTCCAGCCCGACAAGGCTCCTGTCAGCCTCACTCCAATCACCTGATGGAAAGGTGGACACAGGCTTAAACAATtcgaaaaaacaaacaaataaagacatttgtGGAGACATTTGATGGTTGAAAACAGggtcaaaactgaaattaaaacaactTTGCAGGATATCAGAAGTTGAGAACTCACTTTGGGACACTTGAGCTCCCAAGGGATTCCAGCCATGACATCAACGGCATCAGCTCCACCCACTCCAATACAGATTGCACCCAGGCCACCGCCATTGGGAGTGTGGGAGTCTGTACCAATCAGCATCACTCCAGGATAGGCGTAGTTCTCCAGAATGATCTGTTCAGAAAAAGGAAGTTCATAGTTAAATGACTTAAATGTCTTAAATTCAACTGCTATTTGATATGAACAACTTTTCTGGAACTATCCTTTTATGGAATAacaatacacaaaacacatttgagagTATTAGAAAAGCCATTTATAAATTACTCTGCTGTACCTGATGGATGATTCCTGATCCTGGCTTCCAGAAGCCAACTCCATATTTGGCAGCAGCTGTTGAAAGAAAGTTGTACACTTCCTCGTTCATTTGCTGTGATGAGAATAATTGAGGAAGAGTTAGGACTTCTGTTGGAGGTGAGTTATCCGAGTACATTATACATGAATATCCCCCATGTAAACATAAGTGGATAAATTGGAATGCTGCAGTAAATCCCAAGTCTTGCTATTTAACACAACaatataataatgtaaacaCAATCCAAGATACTAACTAAACGCACAGAACCTCTCAATAAACTAAGCCAAAAGACCAAGGAGAAACTTATAAATCTGCAGTCTCTCCATAACTGTGCTGTGCCAACACTTTAATTAGTTTCAGGATGGTATTGGACACACGCTTTGAAAGTTTATAGGCTTGGTGTTGTtggttgtttctgtctgttcttggtatcagctgtgtgtgtgtgtgttctctctgtctgttctcacCTTAGCCCTCTCCAGGTCCTGAGCCCCTCCGATCTGTGCCTCAATGAGATGATCACAGTGGATGGTGGAGGGAACCGCCACCTTGGGCAGGCCACTGCTGATGAACTGAAGCATTGCCATCTGAGCAGTAGCATCCTGCATGGCCACGCGGTCTGGGCGCAGGCGCAGATAGGTGCGGCCGCGATCAATCTCCTGTCCTGCTGGGTCATCCAAGTGACCATACACGATCTTCTCCGACAGAGTGAGAGGCCTGCCAAGCCTGTTGGGGTGgattaatgaataaatgtggtaaaaactgtgttttgttggACAATGAGTTTTTGTAGCATCAAATACTAAAAGCTGACTGGCTTGGAGGAGTGCAAATGTACGTATTTTCTTTGACCACTTGCCATGTAGTTTGCTGGGTTGTGTATACACTATGTAAGaaacatatatatgtacatatatgtattgtattatatatGTACATGTTGTACATGTATTTTCTTGAAGGTGACCTTTAAAAAGAGAGCTACATCTCAATGGCCCTTCCCACTTAAAATACAAGTTTGAGTAAATAAAACACCTTTCATCAATTTACTATTAAAAGtctttaatatactgtatacaaaTCCATCTTAAACGTTCTTGTAGTGTCCTTGTGTGCTTCACTTTGAGAAAGCACTGGATTTCATCTTTTGTCAAGAGTCATGGAAAATCCCTGAACAGCAAAAGTAACTATGGCCTCACACACGCAATAGTCATATAACAGCCATACAAAAGACTTTTTCCTGTTCCTGGATTGCAGTGTGTGGTAAGCTCAGTAAGAAAGGAACAGCAGGGCATTCAAAGTTAGCTCCTTTTGCAACTGGTGGCCCTGTCAATTCAACACCATAAATGTCACAGGACTGACTGTGCAGCTGTAATAAACATCAGCCATTCCTCACCTATCAAAATTTAATCAACAAGGTAATCAACTCTGTGTACATTCATGTGTATTTCTACgaggagcagctgctgaccTCCTGCGTACAGTGTTGATGTTCTCATGCATCTTCCCATAGTTAATGCTGGAGGTGGGCTCAAAGCGGCTCATAGCCACCTTGGCCTGGGCACTGAGGGCTGCGGAGACATGAAATCGCCTTGCCCCAGTCCCAAGGGCCAGCtagagcagaggaaagagaggatgaCATTGTGAAATAACACCATgaacaaagttttattttacagtttagaAGTAACACATCAGGTTTTGAGTTATACATTAaccagacagaggaaagagaggtaATTAAAGTGTGCAAGAGTGGGATCATGTGTAAGGATTGTTAAAACATAATCCTGCATGGAGCAGCAATAAAAATGCAACCTGAAGAAAATCGGAAGAACAATCCTTCATTTGGCTCTTCAGTCACTTTGGTCAGATACTAACAACAGATCAGAGAGGCAACATTTAATGTCTGAAGCTGCTCTATCAGCTCTATCTTAATTAATTACTCATATTTAATTCCATTTATCTTATCCCCACTGTATTCCACCTGCACAAGTGAACACAAATGCCCCAGTGGCATTCGTTAAAATATTAGAAACCTATGACATTTGATTTTGACAAAGTAAATGACAGCCCATAGATTAAAAAATAGTCATCACAGCCAGCGGTGATCCAGTGAGCCAGTGATCAATATGTGATCTTATGTGATACACGATGGAAGATCTTTAAACCTGCTATATTCTCCAACTTAGTATCTGTCCCTTAGTGCTGCCATTCAGTGGAAAATCACAGCACTCAAAGAAAACTGGGTGAAAGTTTATACAGCTCATCTTACATGGGTTAGCCTCACCCTTTGCTGCTTGGCCTGATAAACTGAGTGGATTCAACATTCCCTTTACTGTTAACTAGGAATGAGCACTACATATCAGCATTACATACTGTCTGTAATATGACTATTGGAACCAGATGCCATGAGGGACACATTTAATGCCACATactttcaataaaaatgttacaaTATGTTGCTAATGATTGGTCACTGTGACCAAACAGTGATCGTATAGTGTAGGGTACATCAAGGCAAAGGGAGCCAGAGGGAGCACTGTTAGTTAGAAACAAGATCACataaataaagcagcagcactAGACAATCTGCTTTTTCTAAAAGCTTCAGAAATATTGAAATTTAGCTGCCCACATTGAACAGGTTGGTTTTCTTCAAGTATTTcatcagcagaaacagcagacatAAAACAGTTACCAGAGTAGTGTTTGGCATCTCCACCTAGTCATACGTACAGAATTCAGGTGTGTTTAGAACATTTACGCAGGTCATGAAAAGATAACTCCTTGAATGCATACTAGTGTTGCCACCTCATACTGAtccaaataacaaattaatCGAATTTAAAAAGGTGTGACTGAGGAGAGAGACTGTGGCTTTTTTCTAGATTACCTGAATGACAACTGATGCTTTTCGAAAGGAAAAAATATGGCAACAACCCATAAACGTTGCCTAGTTGAGGTGACATCACATCTCAAACTCAAACAACTCAACACACTACTCCTGCAAATATGTTagtcttattttatattttatattattctgCTGACTGGATTTTGTTGGGATGTTCTTATGTTTTGTTGGCTCCTTCATACTACGTGACATTTTTGCAGAGACACTGGTAGTTGTAGCTACATattaaagttgttttattttattaagcaTCGCTAAAAATAATAAACGACGATGAAACAACGTGTTTTTCATGCACCAGTAATTGAAAGCGGATGAATCAAAGCGGTCAGCTAAGTTCAAAACAGTGCAAGTTGTATTAGGGTTTACATACTTTTGTAAGCCATTCCTTACTGAAGGCCCTGTGTTATTCAAAATAAACCAATGCAATATGATGTGGTCCGCTTTCCAGCATAATGCCAGAAACACACTACTGTGCATCAGTCCCAGCTGTCAGGAGTGAACTGTCATGATGAACACGTTCAGAAAACTCCGTAACCTTGGATCACCTTGCAAACATCATGGCACCTTAAGACCGTTTGCAGCCATTACTCAGTTGGTGTTGACAAAACCTGATACGGTTCGTAACAACgtcacattaaaatgttggaTGCTGTCAGGTCGGACGCTTGTTATAACCGTTACAGTGAGTCGCAGTCAGGAGTCAAACTGGGTCACCGTGACCTGACTGAAAGCGCCGCTTTGCGCACTCTAATCTGTATTTAGCAGCTTGAAGTCAGCCTTAAGCGGTGGCGGTTGTATTAAGCGACAGATCACATCTATTGTCACATATGTACTCGTTAGTGAGGCAATTAAACACGCCGAAAAATTAAAATATCGGTTTCTTACCCGAAGTCTAGTGACAGTCAAACAGTAAGACGCCATTTTGTTCACTGACAAAGATGATTGTCACGCTAATGTGACGTCACTGTAAGGTGCCAGTTGTTTTTCCGCTTtatcaatataaataaatgaaaatatataaatataaaatataaatttatataaaatataaaatgaaataaatataaaataatatatgaaatgtaaaaatataaattaaataaatacaattcgccgttattattattattgttgttgttgttgttaatattATAGCGTTAGTATTAGCCGGGTACctaaaaatgttgttgaaaGCAGTTATATTCCCTCCTTTCCTACAGTCCTTCCCTGAACTTTCTATTGACATCTTTGAAAGTTACGTTTCTACATTTCTTTTGCTTGTCCTATAACTTAACATCCAGTTACTGTTTGGTATCACCTCACAGAATATGATGCATTGTGAGATCATATTATGCAACATTATAGAAAATTGTTAGctacagacaaaacagagagggCGTAAATCTCCGCTTCCACCAGCTCCACTTCCACCAGATAACACACTAAAACGTTGTTTACCCAATGACACATCAGTAATGATAATCCAATAACATAATAATCAGTTATTCTGCATAAGGTGTGTTTTAAATCTGGATACTTGAAGTAGACCTACAATttaatgctattttttttttttttttactgcaactTAAGTAAACATTCTCAATTCTTCTACCACTGGAATTATGTTATACACATACTAGGCCTACATCATGTAGCCCACAATATGATATGCAATAAATGagcattattttattatttgtttttatattaaacaCTATTCATAGAAGAACAGAACATAGAGGATATTACTGAagt of the Scatophagus argus isolate fScaArg1 chromosome 16, fScaArg1.pri, whole genome shotgun sequence genome contains:
- the LOC124073226 gene encoding aconitate hydratase, mitochondrial-like codes for the protein MASYCLTVTRLRLALGTGARRFHVSAALSAQAKVAMSRFEPTSSINYGKMHENINTVRRRLGRPLTLSEKIVYGHLDDPAGQEIDRGRTYLRLRPDRVAMQDATAQMAMLQFISSGLPKVAVPSTIHCDHLIEAQIGGAQDLERAKQMNEEVYNFLSTAAAKYGVGFWKPGSGIIHQIILENYAYPGVMLIGTDSHTPNGGGLGAICIGVGGADAVDVMAGIPWELKCPKVIGVRLTGALSGWTSPKDVILKVAGILTVKGGTGAIVEYHGPGVDSISCTGMATICNMGAEIGATTSVFPYNHRMRTYLEKTGRGEIASEAEQFKDDLVPDKGCEYDQIIEINLSELKPHINGPFTPDLAHPVSDIGAIAKKSGWPLEVKVGLIGSCTNSSYEDMGRAASLAKQALDKGLKCKAQFTVTPGSEQIRATIERDGYAKILSDVGGIVLANACGPCIGQWDRKDVKKGEKNTIVTSFNRNFTARNDANPATHAFVTSPEIVTALAIAGTLNFNPETDYLTAPNGEKFKLEPPTGDELPSRDFDPGQDTYQHPPGEGSSVEVNVSPSSNRLQLLEPFDKWHGKDLEEMRILIKVKGKCTTDHISAAGPWLKFRGHLDNISNNMLIGAVNSENDAVNKVKNQLTGEYEGVPDVARHYKANGVNWVVVGDENYGEGSSREHAALEPRHLGGRAIIVKSFARIHETNLKKQGLLPLTFVDPHDYDKIRPDDKISITGLKSFAPGKPLTAVIKHSDGSKDSISLNHTFNETQIEWFQAGSALNRMKELQ